A window of the Fuscovulum sp. genome harbors these coding sequences:
- the alaS gene encoding alanine--tRNA ligase — protein MASLNDIRSTFLDFFQRNGHRVVDSSPLVPRNDPTLMFANSGMVQFKNCFTGVETRDYKRATTAQKCVRAGGKHNDLDNVGYTARHHTFFEMLGNFSFGDYFKAEAIAFSWELLTKDFGIDPKKLCVTVYHTDDEAAGIWKKVAGLEDHRIIRIPTDDNFWRMGPTGPCGPCTEIFYDHGDHIWGGPPGSADEDGDRFIEIWNNVFMQNEQFADGTMRPLDMQSIDTGMGLERIGALLQGKHDNYDTDLMRSLIEASAHATSSDPDGPGKTSHRVIADHLRSTSFLIADGVMPSNEGRGYVLRRIMRRAMRHAHMLGAQDPVMHRLVPALVRGMGAAYPELQRAQSLIEETLRLEETRFKTTLDRGLRLLDDELARLPEGGDLPGAAAFKLYDTYGFPLDLTQDALREKGRAVDLAGFDAAMQEQKTKARAAWSGAGGTADAKIWFELAEAHGATEFLGYDTETAEGEVLALVRDGAAIGSAATGETVQIIVNQTPFYGESGGQVGDAGYIRTDTGLAEVTDTRKSQGIFIHVAKVLEGSVLKGQPAKLEVAHTRRAQIRANHSATHLLHEALRHALGDHVAQRGSLNAPDRLRFDFSHAAGMSLAELAQVEAEVNAYIRQNAPVETRIMTPDDARAIGAQALFGEKYGDEVRVVSMGVQEGSGKGADGRTYSLELCGGTHVRRTGDIGAFVALGESASSAGVRRFEALTGQAALDHLRAQDARLAEVALVLKASPAEAVERVKAMADERRALQNEVAQLRRELAMGGKAGGPEAREIGGVKFLAQVLSGVSGKDLPALIDEMKARIGSGAVLLIADTGAKPAVAAGVTADLTATLSAVTLVKAAAEAMGGKGGGGRPDMAQAGGADIAQAEAAIKAAEAVLEG, from the coding sequence ATGGCGTCGCTGAACGATATCCGGTCTACGTTTCTTGATTTCTTCCAGCGCAACGGGCATCGCGTTGTCGACAGCTCGCCGCTTGTGCCGCGCAATGACCCCACGCTGATGTTCGCCAATTCCGGAATGGTGCAGTTCAAGAACTGCTTCACCGGGGTAGAGACGCGGGACTACAAGCGCGCGACAACGGCACAGAAATGCGTGCGCGCGGGCGGCAAGCACAATGACCTGGACAATGTGGGTTACACCGCGCGGCATCACACGTTCTTTGAGATGCTGGGGAATTTCAGCTTTGGCGATTACTTCAAGGCCGAGGCGATCGCCTTTTCCTGGGAATTGCTGACCAAGGATTTCGGGATCGACCCAAAGAAGCTGTGCGTCACCGTCTATCACACCGACGATGAGGCGGCCGGCATCTGGAAGAAGGTGGCGGGGCTGGAGGACCACCGGATCATCCGCATTCCGACGGATGACAATTTCTGGCGCATGGGGCCGACGGGCCCCTGCGGACCTTGCACCGAGATCTTCTATGACCACGGCGATCACATCTGGGGCGGCCCGCCGGGCAGCGCCGATGAGGATGGCGACCGGTTCATCGAGATCTGGAACAACGTCTTCATGCAGAACGAACAGTTCGCCGACGGCACCATGCGGCCGCTGGACATGCAGTCGATCGACACGGGTATGGGGTTGGAGCGGATCGGCGCGCTGCTGCAAGGCAAGCACGACAATTACGACACCGATCTGATGCGGTCGCTGATCGAGGCATCGGCCCATGCCACAAGCAGTGATCCCGATGGCCCGGGCAAGACCAGCCACCGTGTGATCGCGGATCACCTGCGGTCGACCAGTTTCCTGATTGCGGATGGCGTGATGCCGTCGAACGAAGGGCGCGGCTATGTGTTGCGCCGGATCATGCGGCGGGCGATGCGCCATGCGCATATGCTGGGCGCGCAAGACCCGGTGATGCACCGTCTGGTGCCTGCGCTGGTAAGGGGCATGGGCGCGGCCTATCCCGAATTGCAGCGCGCCCAGAGCCTGATCGAAGAGACGCTGCGGCTGGAGGAGACCCGGTTCAAGACGACGCTGGATCGCGGCCTGCGCCTGCTGGATGATGAACTGGCACGCCTGCCCGAAGGCGGCGATCTGCCCGGCGCGGCGGCGTTCAAGCTGTATGACACCTACGGGTTTCCGCTGGATCTGACGCAGGACGCGCTGCGCGAGAAGGGGCGCGCGGTGGATCTTGCCGGGTTTGATGCCGCGATGCAGGAACAGAAGACCAAGGCACGCGCGGCCTGGTCTGGCGCGGGTGGCACCGCGGATGCAAAGATCTGGTTCGAGTTGGCCGAGGCGCATGGTGCGACCGAATTCTTGGGCTATGACACCGAAACCGCCGAGGGCGAGGTGCTTGCGCTTGTGCGCGACGGGGCGGCCATTGGATCGGCAGCCACCGGCGAGACGGTGCAGATCATCGTGAACCAGACGCCGTTCTATGGCGAATCCGGCGGGCAGGTCGGGGATGCCGGCTATATCCGCACGGACACTGGTCTTGCCGAGGTGACCGACACCCGCAAGTCGCAAGGGATTTTCATCCATGTGGCGAAGGTTCTGGAAGGGTCGGTCCTGAAAGGGCAACCTGCAAAGCTGGAGGTGGCCCATACCCGCCGCGCACAGATCCGCGCGAACCATTCGGCCACGCACCTGTTGCATGAGGCGCTGCGCCATGCGCTTGGCGATCATGTCGCGCAGCGGGGCAGTTTGAACGCGCCGGATCGACTCCGGTTCGATTTCAGCCATGCCGCCGGCATGTCGCTCGCCGAATTGGCGCAGGTCGAGGCAGAGGTGAATGCCTATATCCGCCAGAACGCGCCAGTCGAGACGCGCATCATGACGCCCGATGATGCCCGCGCGATCGGTGCGCAAGCGCTGTTTGGCGAGAAGTACGGGGATGAGGTGCGCGTCGTGTCGATGGGCGTGCAGGAGGGATCGGGCAAAGGGGCGGACGGACGGACCTATTCGCTGGAACTGTGTGGCGGCACGCATGTGCGGCGCACCGGGGATATCGGGGCCTTCGTGGCGCTTGGCGAAAGCGCGTCTTCTGCCGGGGTGCGCCGGTTCGAAGCGCTGACAGGACAGGCCGCGCTGGACCATCTGCGCGCGCAGGATGCGCGTCTGGCCGAGGTGGCGCTGGTGCTGAAAGCCTCACCGGCCGAGGCGGTCGAGCGGGTGAAGGCGATGGCCGATGAACGCCGCGCCCTTCAGAACGAGGTGGCCCAGTTGCGGCGCGAGTTGGCGATGGGCGGCAAGGCAGGCGGGCCGGAGGCGCGTGAGATCGGCGGCGTGAAGTTCCTGGCGCAGGTGCTGTCGGGCGTGTCGGGCAAGGATCTGCCCGCGCTGATTGATGAGATGAAGGCGCGGATCGGGTCGGGCGCGGTGTTGCTGATCGCCGATACCGGGGCAAAGCCTGCCGTAGCGGCCGGGGTGACGGCGGACCTGACGGCGACGCTTTCGGCCGTGACGCTGGTCAAGGCGGCGGCCGAGGCGATGGGCGGCAAGGGCGGCGGTGGCCGGCCTGACATGGCGCAGGCGGGCGGTGCGGATATCGCGCAGGCCGAAGCGGCGATCAAGGCGGCGGAAGCCGTGCTGGAGGGTTGA
- a CDS encoding DUF1330 domain-containing protein, producing MPTALWIAHVQVTDAEAYGRYAKEAGPAIAAHGGVFLARGGRYVQLEGNDRPRNVVARFPSLEKAVECYHSAAYQAALAHAKGASVRDLMVVEEAE from the coding sequence ATGCCGACGGCACTTTGGATTGCGCATGTGCAAGTGACGGATGCAGAGGCCTATGGCCGCTATGCCAAGGAAGCCGGCCCCGCGATTGCGGCGCATGGCGGCGTTTTTCTGGCGCGTGGCGGTCGCTATGTCCAGTTGGAAGGCAATGACCGCCCGCGCAACGTGGTGGCGCGCTTTCCCAGTCTGGAAAAGGCGGTGGAGTGCTACCATTCTGCCGCCTATCAGGCGGCGCTTGCCCATGCAAAGGGGGCGAGCGTTCGTGACCTGATGGTGGTAGAAGAGGCGGAGTAA
- a CDS encoding LysR family transcriptional regulator gives MAAAFPDWNDLRDILLITNAGSLSGAARIAQISQSTMSRRLAAIEANGQPVFLRDEMGRLSPNARGQELVAAAREMAMVYDRVKARLMDAGPPLRVACCEMMSKLFLAPALPVWSARADSAAELQVHEDVYALEPDTYDVMVAPMAAAPERSTGQLLGLYQMGLFAAPQYVAVNRIRAGLDTLEGQGVIRASKVLADTESYRWLARQGGNVTMLSPNVPTMAEACAAGLGVALLPLDLAGNDSRLLPIDGPKPPPCEIWAVADAKSASDPRVAGFLKWARGHFRATRGEERAVG, from the coding sequence ATGGCGGCAGCTTTCCCGGACTGGAATGACTTGCGTGACATTCTGCTGATTACCAATGCGGGCAGCCTTTCGGGGGCGGCGCGGATTGCTCAGATCAGCCAATCGACCATGTCGCGACGGCTTGCCGCGATCGAAGCGAACGGCCAGCCAGTGTTTCTGCGCGATGAGATGGGACGATTGAGCCCGAATGCGCGGGGGCAGGAACTGGTGGCGGCGGCGCGTGAGATGGCGATGGTCTATGACCGGGTCAAAGCGCGGCTGATGGATGCCGGACCGCCGCTGCGCGTGGCCTGTTGCGAAATGATGTCGAAGCTTTTTCTTGCACCCGCTTTGCCGGTCTGGTCAGCGCGGGCGGACAGTGCGGCGGAATTGCAGGTGCATGAGGATGTCTATGCACTGGAACCCGATACATACGATGTGATGGTCGCGCCGATGGCGGCCGCGCCCGAACGCAGCACGGGGCAGTTGCTGGGTCTATACCAGATGGGCCTGTTTGCCGCGCCGCAATACGTGGCGGTGAACCGGATACGGGCCGGGTTGGACACGCTGGAAGGACAAGGCGTGATCCGCGCGTCAAAAGTGTTGGCGGATACGGAAAGCTATCGCTGGCTGGCGCGGCAGGGTGGCAATGTGACGATGCTGTCGCCCAATGTGCCGACCATGGCCGAGGCCTGCGCCGCAGGGCTTGGGGTGGCGCTGTTGCCGCTGGATCTTGCGGGCAATGACTCGCGGCTTTTGCCGATTGACGGGCCCAAACCGCCCCCCTGCGAGATCTGGGCCGTGGCTGATGCCAAATCGGCCAGCGATCCGCGGGTGGCGGGATTTCTGAAATGGGCGCGCGGACATTTCCGCGCGACCAGAGGTGAGGAGCGGGCCGTCGGATAG
- the typA gene encoding translational GTPase TypA, with product MELRNIAIIAHVDHGKTTLVDELLKQSGAFRANEAVSERAMDSNDIERERGITILAKCTSVEHDATRINIVDTPGHADFGGEVERILSMVDGVCLLVDAAEGPMPQTKFVLAKALALGLRPIVVLNKVDKPDAEPDRALNEVFDLFSNLGATDEQLDFPYLYASGRAGWADESLDGPRKDLNALFDMIVRHVPAPKQLAAQDEPFRMLATTLSADPFIGRILTGRVESGRLRVGETIKALSRTGDRLEQFRVTKVLAFRGLGQQPIEEALAGDIVTIAGMSKATVADTLCALEIDTALPAQPIDPPTITVTFGINDSPLAGRDGSKVQSRVIRDRLMKESEVNVAIKVADTPGGEAFEVSGRGELQMGVLIENMRREGFELSISRPRVIFKDEDGTRMEPVEEVIVDVDDEYSGAVIDKLTGERKGELVEMKPAGTGKTRIIAHVPSRGLIGYHGQFLTDTRGTGVLNRIFHGWVAHKGPIQGRRQGVLISMENGVSVAYALWNLEERGRMFIGPQENVYEGMIIGEHSRDNDLEVNPLKGKKLTNVRASGTDEAVRLTPHIRFSLEEAIAYIDDDELVEVTPKIIRLRKRILDPHERKRQSRAS from the coding sequence ATGGAGCTTCGCAACATCGCCATCATCGCGCATGTCGACCATGGCAAAACCACACTCGTAGACGAGTTGCTCAAACAGTCCGGTGCCTTCCGCGCCAATGAGGCCGTTTCCGAACGGGCCATGGATTCCAACGACATCGAACGGGAACGCGGCATCACCATTCTTGCCAAGTGCACCTCGGTCGAACACGACGCCACGCGCATCAACATCGTCGATACCCCCGGCCACGCCGATTTCGGCGGCGAGGTGGAACGCATCCTGTCCATGGTCGATGGCGTCTGCCTGCTGGTCGATGCCGCCGAAGGCCCGATGCCGCAAACCAAATTCGTTCTGGCCAAGGCGCTGGCGCTTGGCCTGCGCCCCATCGTGGTGCTGAACAAGGTCGACAAGCCCGATGCCGAACCTGATCGCGCGTTGAACGAGGTATTCGATCTTTTCTCGAACCTCGGCGCCACCGATGAACAGCTTGATTTCCCCTACCTTTACGCTTCGGGCCGTGCCGGCTGGGCCGATGAATCGCTCGATGGCCCGCGCAAGGATCTGAACGCGCTCTTCGATATGATCGTTCGCCATGTCCCCGCGCCCAAGCAACTCGCCGCGCAGGATGAACCCTTCCGCATGCTGGCCACCACGCTTTCGGCCGATCCCTTCATCGGCCGCATCCTGACGGGCCGTGTTGAATCCGGCCGCCTGCGGGTGGGGGAAACGATCAAGGCTCTGTCGCGCACCGGCGACCGGCTGGAACAGTTCCGCGTGACCAAGGTTCTCGCCTTCCGTGGCCTTGGCCAGCAACCGATTGAAGAGGCACTGGCAGGCGACATCGTCACCATCGCCGGCATGTCAAAGGCCACCGTGGCCGACACGCTCTGCGCGCTGGAGATCGACACCGCCCTTCCGGCCCAGCCGATCGACCCGCCGACCATCACCGTCACCTTCGGCATCAATGACAGCCCGCTCGCAGGCCGTGATGGGTCCAAGGTCCAGTCGCGTGTCATCCGCGACCGTCTGATGAAAGAATCCGAGGTCAACGTCGCGATCAAGGTGGCCGACACCCCCGGTGGTGAAGCCTTCGAAGTGTCCGGTCGTGGCGAACTTCAGATGGGCGTGCTGATTGAAAACATGCGCCGCGAAGGGTTCGAGCTGTCGATCTCGCGCCCCCGCGTGATCTTCAAGGATGAAGACGGCACCCGCATGGAGCCGGTGGAAGAGGTCATCGTCGATGTCGATGACGAATATTCCGGCGCCGTGATCGACAAGCTGACCGGCGAACGCAAAGGCGAGCTGGTCGAAATGAAACCCGCAGGCACCGGCAAGACGCGCATCATCGCGCATGTCCCGTCGCGTGGCCTGATCGGCTATCATGGCCAGTTCCTGACAGATACGCGCGGCACAGGCGTGCTCAACCGCATCTTCCACGGCTGGGTTGCCCACAAGGGCCCGATTCAGGGCCGCCGTCAGGGCGTGCTGATCAGCATGGAAAACGGCGTGTCCGTCGCCTATGCGCTGTGGAACCTCGAAGAGCGGGGCCGCATGTTCATCGGCCCGCAGGAAAACGTCTACGAAGGTATGATCATCGGCGAACACAGCCGCGACAATGACCTTGAGGTAAACCCCCTCAAGGGCAAAAAGCTGACCAACGTCCGTGCGTCCGGCACGGATGAAGCCGTCCGCCTGACGCCGCATATCCGCTTCAGCCTCGAAGAGGCGATTGCCTATATCGATGATGACGAACTGGTCGAGGTGACGCCGAAGATCATCCGTCTGCGCAAGCGGATCCTTGACCCGCATGAGCGTAAGCGCCAGTCGCGGGCTTCGTAA
- a CDS encoding YitT family protein, with translation MTDPKAHSLIEDAQGLAFGTTMAAFGIVVLTHLGMITGQTAGLAVLISYVTGLPFGWIFFAINIPFYWFGYRRMGLAFTIKTFLAVLLLSLLSALMPQWVDFSTLHPAFGAVLFGFVSGAALLAIFRHGASLGGIGILALYLQDRTGFRAGHTQLIFDAALFAIAATFLPWQTVAWSFLGAAVVNLVIAINHRRDRYIAT, from the coding sequence ATGACCGATCCCAAAGCCCATAGCCTGATCGAAGATGCCCAAGGCCTCGCCTTTGGCACAACCATGGCCGCCTTCGGGATTGTGGTGCTGACCCACCTTGGCATGATCACCGGGCAGACCGCCGGGCTGGCGGTTCTGATCTCCTATGTCACCGGCCTGCCCTTCGGCTGGATCTTCTTTGCCATCAACATCCCGTTCTATTGGTTCGGCTATCGCCGCATGGGATTGGCCTTCACGATCAAGACCTTCCTCGCCGTACTGCTCCTGTCCCTGCTGTCTGCCCTGATGCCGCAATGGGTGGATTTCTCCACCCTCCACCCCGCCTTCGGGGCGGTCCTGTTCGGCTTCGTCTCCGGCGCGGCCCTCCTCGCGATCTTCCGTCACGGCGCCAGCCTCGGCGGTATCGGCATCCTCGCCCTCTATCTGCAAGACAGGACCGGTTTCCGCGCCGGCCACACGCAACTGATCTTTGACGCCGCCCTCTTTGCCATCGCCGCCACCTTCCTGCCCTGGCAGACCGTGGCCTGGTCCTTTCTCGGTGCTGCGGTCGTCAACCTTGTCATCGCCATAAATCACAGGCGCGACCGTTATATCGCTACCTGA
- a CDS encoding YitT family protein — MTFIIQRESPMTDPKHHTLLEDAQGIAFGIIMAALGIHILTHMGFATGQTTGLAVLIAYSYNLPFSLVYFGINLPFLLLGWWRMGGRFALKTLITTAALSILTDVLPRWMTLGEIEPAFAAILFGILFGIAALAVVRHGGSFGGFSIVALMIQDRWGIQAGYVQLAVDVVIFAAAALILAPETLFWSFLGAATYSLFLAINHRRDRYIAA; from the coding sequence ATGACCTTTATCATCCAGCGCGAGTCCCCCATGACCGACCCGAAACACCACACCCTGCTCGAAGATGCCCAAGGCATCGCCTTCGGGATCATCATGGCCGCCCTCGGCATCCACATCCTCACCCATATGGGCTTCGCCACAGGGCAGACGACCGGCCTCGCCGTACTGATCGCCTATTCCTATAACCTCCCGTTTTCGCTGGTCTATTTTGGAATCAACCTGCCCTTTCTGCTGCTTGGCTGGTGGCGCATGGGGGGGCGTTTCGCGCTGAAAACCCTGATCACCACCGCCGCGCTTTCCATCCTGACCGATGTCCTGCCGCGCTGGATGACGCTGGGCGAAATCGAACCTGCCTTCGCCGCCATCCTGTTCGGCATCCTCTTCGGCATCGCTGCCCTCGCCGTCGTCCGCCATGGCGGCAGCTTCGGGGGCTTCTCCATCGTCGCCCTGATGATCCAGGATCGCTGGGGCATTCAGGCGGGCTATGTCCAACTGGCTGTAGACGTTGTGATTTTTGCCGCCGCTGCCCTGATCCTCGCCCCTGAAACCTTGTTCTGGTCTTTCCTCGGTGCCGCCACCTACTCGCTCTTCCTCGCCATAAATCACCGCCGCGACCGGTATATCGCGGCCTGA
- a CDS encoding NADP-dependent isocitrate dehydrogenase, translating into MTKIKVANPVVELDGDEMTRIIWDFIKKKLILPYLDIDLQYYDLGIEERDRTNDQVTVDAAHAILKHGVGVKCATITPDEGRVEEFGLKQMWKSPNGTIRNILGGVIFREPIICRNVPRLVPGWTKPIVVGRHAFGDQYRATDFRFPGKGKVTIKFVGDDGTVIERDVFDAPGAGVTMAMYNLDASIYDFARSSFNYGLMKGWPVYLSTKNTILKAYDGRFKDIFAEVYAAEFEDRFKALGIHYEHRLIDDMVASAMKWSGGYVWACKNYDGDVQSDTVAQGFGSLGLMTSVLMTPDGKVVEAEAAHGTVTRHYREHQKGKQTSTNSIASIIAWTGALKHRAKLDDNDALMRFATTLEQVTVQTVEDGWMTKDLALLVGPDQKWLTTIGYLEKVDEYLNKSLGG; encoded by the coding sequence ATGACCAAGATCAAGGTGGCGAACCCCGTCGTCGAACTCGACGGCGATGAAATGACCCGGATCATCTGGGATTTCATCAAGAAGAAACTGATCCTGCCCTATCTCGATATCGACCTGCAGTACTACGATCTGGGCATCGAAGAACGCGACCGCACCAATGATCAGGTCACCGTCGATGCCGCCCATGCCATCCTGAAACACGGCGTCGGCGTCAAATGCGCCACCATCACCCCCGATGAGGGCCGCGTCGAAGAATTCGGCCTGAAACAGATGTGGAAATCGCCCAACGGCACCATCCGCAACATCCTCGGCGGCGTGATCTTCCGCGAACCAATCATCTGCCGTAACGTCCCCCGCCTCGTGCCGGGCTGGACCAAACCCATCGTCGTGGGCCGCCACGCCTTTGGCGACCAATACCGCGCCACCGATTTCCGCTTTCCCGGCAAGGGCAAGGTTACCATCAAATTCGTGGGCGATGATGGCACCGTGATCGAGCGCGACGTGTTTGATGCCCCCGGCGCGGGCGTCACCATGGCGATGTATAACCTTGATGCCTCAATCTACGATTTCGCCCGCTCCTCCTTCAACTACGGGCTGATGAAGGGCTGGCCGGTCTATCTGTCGACCAAGAACACCATCCTCAAGGCCTATGATGGCCGCTTCAAAGACATCTTCGCCGAGGTCTACGCCGCCGAATTTGAAGACCGGTTCAAGGCATTGGGCATCCATTACGAACACCGCCTTATCGACGACATGGTCGCCTCTGCCATGAAATGGTCCGGCGGTTATGTCTGGGCCTGCAAGAACTATGATGGCGACGTGCAGTCCGACACCGTGGCTCAGGGCTTCGGCTCACTTGGTCTGATGACATCCGTCCTGATGACGCCCGATGGCAAAGTGGTAGAGGCCGAGGCCGCGCATGGCACCGTCACCCGCCATTACCGCGAACACCAAAAGGGCAAACAGACCTCGACCAACTCCATCGCGTCCATCATCGCCTGGACCGGCGCGCTCAAGCACCGTGCGAAACTCGATGACAATGACGCGCTGATGCGCTTTGCCACCACGCTGGAACAGGTCACCGTTCAGACGGTCGAAGACGGCTGGATGACCAAAGACCTCGCCCTTCTCGTCGGCCCCGATCAGAAATGGCTCACCACCATCGGCTATCTGGAAAAGGTCGACGAATACCTCAACAAGTCGCTGGGCGGCTGA
- a CDS encoding DUF2235 domain-containing protein — protein MKNIAVFCDGTWNHLDMVEPTNVAILSRNVLPVTTAGQEQRAIYLPGVGTRKQAAGPIERAVDRLTGGAFGWGLDGRLEAAYREIAAIYEPGDRLFLFGFSRGAYMARSLAGLLRNCGLPEPATLGRIGEAMTLYRNREPGSHPDAPASLRFRAAFSPRFATSETDRMVRPNLAGIGAVEMLAVDYLGVWDTVGALGVPDHFAGLAAITNGKYKFHDLRLSSMVKSARHAVAIDERRRTFPPTLWENLTELNIGEGDLPYRQEWFPGTHGGVGGGGPIRGLSNAALLWIMGGAEEAGLEFSAAMKDAAQRAVAVDAPLDNHPPKSGPLAGLFKGKGVDRSPPPSIRAVSWMARERWRLHGYRPVPLRPFGPKMEPPVLPGEWQD, from the coding sequence ATGAAGAACATAGCGGTGTTTTGTGACGGAACGTGGAACCATCTGGACATGGTGGAGCCGACCAATGTGGCGATCCTGTCGCGCAATGTGCTGCCGGTGACGACCGCGGGGCAGGAGCAGCGGGCGATCTATCTGCCGGGGGTGGGAACGCGGAAACAGGCGGCGGGGCCGATCGAGCGGGCGGTGGACCGGTTGACGGGCGGGGCCTTTGGATGGGGGTTGGACGGGCGGCTGGAGGCAGCCTATCGCGAGATTGCCGCCATCTATGAACCCGGCGACAGGCTGTTCCTGTTCGGCTTTTCGCGCGGGGCCTATATGGCGCGGTCACTGGCGGGGCTGTTGCGGAATTGCGGGCTGCCGGAGCCTGCGACGCTGGGGCGGATCGGCGAGGCGATGACGCTGTATCGCAACCGGGAGCCGGGATCGCATCCTGATGCGCCGGCAAGCCTGCGGTTTCGGGCTGCGTTTTCGCCGCGCTTTGCCACCAGCGAGACGGACAGGATGGTGCGGCCGAATTTGGCGGGGATTGGGGCGGTGGAGATGCTGGCGGTGGATTACCTTGGCGTCTGGGATACGGTTGGGGCATTGGGGGTGCCGGATCATTTCGCGGGATTGGCCGCGATCACCAACGGGAAGTACAAGTTCCACGATCTGCGCCTGTCGAGCATGGTGAAATCGGCCCGTCATGCGGTGGCGATTGATGAGCGGCGGCGGACCTTTCCGCCGACCCTGTGGGAGAACCTGACCGAGTTGAACATCGGCGAAGGGGATCTGCCCTATCGGCAGGAATGGTTTCCGGGCACGCATGGCGGGGTAGGGGGCGGAGGGCCGATCCGGGGCCTATCCAACGCGGCGCTGTTGTGGATCATGGGCGGGGCCGAAGAGGCGGGGCTGGAGTTTTCCGCCGCAATGAAGGATGCGGCGCAGAGGGCGGTGGCGGTGGATGCGCCGCTGGACAACCACCCGCCGAAAAGCGGGCCATTGGCGGGGCTGTTCAAGGGCAAGGGGGTGGACCGGTCACCGCCACCTTCGATCAGGGCAGTATCCTGGATGGCGCGGGAGCGGTGGCGGCTGCATGGCTATCGCCCGGTGCCGCTGCGCCCCTTTGGGCCAAAGATGGAGCCACCGGTGCTGCCGGGGGAGTGGCAGGATTAG
- a CDS encoding HD domain-containing protein, which yields MTERLDQQFAFLNEADRLKSVLRATTLCDGSRRENSGEHSWHLALYALTLADHAPPGVSIDRVIRMLLLHDLVEIDVGDVPIHSANGTAHASTETQIAESRAADRIFGLLPPDLRDSFRTLWEEFEAAETPDAIFAKSLDRVQPVMANLQSGGGTWITYDVTLEQLDTRVGAKIARGAPRLWDWVRAQTLRFFA from the coding sequence TTGACGGAACGGCTCGATCAGCAGTTCGCCTTCCTGAATGAGGCGGACCGCCTGAAATCCGTGCTGCGCGCCACCACGCTCTGCGATGGCTCGCGGCGCGAGAATTCGGGCGAACATTCGTGGCACCTCGCGCTTTATGCCCTTACCCTCGCCGATCACGCCCCGCCGGGCGTGTCCATCGACCGGGTGATCCGGATGCTGCTCCTGCATGATCTGGTGGAAATCGACGTGGGCGATGTTCCGATCCATTCCGCCAACGGCACTGCCCATGCCTCGACGGAAACGCAGATCGCCGAATCCCGTGCTGCCGACCGCATCTTCGGCCTTCTGCCCCCCGACCTGCGCGACAGCTTCCGCACCCTGTGGGAAGAGTTCGAGGCGGCTGAAACGCCCGACGCGATCTTCGCCAAAAGCCTTGATCGCGTGCAACCGGTCATGGCCAACCTGCAATCCGGCGGCGGCACCTGGATCACCTATGACGTGACCCTCGAACAACTGGATACCCGCGTCGGGGCCAAGATCGCCCGCGGCGCCCCGCGCCTGTGGGATTGGGTCCGCGCCCAAACCCTGCGCTTCTTCGCCTAA
- a CDS encoding alpha/beta hydrolase — protein MPEVIFAGPEGRLEGRYHPQKDRDAPIAIVLHPHPQYGGTMNNKVVYNLHYAFYNLGFTVLRFNFRGVGRSQGEYDMGIGELSDAASALDYLQSMNQNAKHCWVAGFSFGAWIGMQLLMRRPEITGFISVAPPANLYDFSFLAPCPSSGLIINGTADRVAPPKDTRQLVSKLHEQKGITITHTEVEGADHFFKDEEAHMKPMIDTVAHYVRRRLTEGSR, from the coding sequence ATGCCCGAAGTGATTTTCGCCGGTCCCGAAGGCCGGCTGGAAGGCCGCTACCATCCGCAAAAGGACCGTGACGCCCCCATCGCCATCGTGCTGCATCCGCATCCGCAATATGGCGGCACGATGAACAACAAGGTCGTCTACAACCTGCATTACGCCTTCTACAATCTGGGCTTCACCGTCCTGCGCTTCAATTTCCGTGGCGTGGGCCGGTCGCAGGGCGAATATGACATGGGGATTGGCGAACTGTCCGATGCCGCCTCCGCGCTCGACTATCTTCAGTCGATGAACCAGAACGCCAAGCATTGCTGGGTCGCGGGCTTCTCCTTCGGGGCCTGGATCGGGATGCAGCTTCTGATGCGCCGCCCGGAAATCACCGGCTTCATTTCGGTCGCCCCCCCGGCGAACCTGTATGATTTCTCCTTCCTCGCGCCCTGCCCGTCCTCGGGTCTGATCATCAACGGCACCGCCGACCGCGTCGCCCCGCCCAAGGACACGCGCCAACTGGTGTCCAAGCTGCACGAACAAAAGGGCATCACCATCACCCATACCGAGGTTGAGGGCGCAGATCACTTCTTCAAGGATGAAGAGGCGCATATGAAACCCATGATCGACACCGTCGCCCATTACGTCCGCCGCCGCCTGACCGAAGGGTCGCGCTGA